One window from the genome of Pandoraea fibrosis encodes:
- the crcB gene encoding fluoride efflux transporter CrcB, whose translation MFASVFAISIGAALGALLRWVLSVQFNAILPTLPLGTLAANLVGGYLIGVAVALFSHFPSIPVEWRLLIVTGFLGGLTTFSTFSAEVTTLLRQGQIGWASLIVIVHVGGSLVMTLLGMASATLFVQWLRPAV comes from the coding sequence ATGTTTGCTTCGGTCTTCGCCATCAGCATCGGGGCCGCACTCGGCGCGCTGCTGCGCTGGGTCCTCAGCGTACAGTTCAACGCGATCCTGCCGACACTACCGCTCGGCACGCTCGCCGCCAATCTCGTGGGCGGCTATCTGATCGGGGTCGCCGTCGCGCTCTTCAGTCACTTTCCGTCGATCCCGGTCGAGTGGCGTCTGTTGATCGTCACCGGGTTTCTCGGCGGCCTCACCACGTTCTCCACGTTTTCGGCCGAAGTCACCACGCTGTTGCGTCAGGGGCAGATCGGTTGGGCGTCGCTCATCGTGATCGTGCATGTCGGGGGCTCGCTCGTCATGACGCTGCTCGGCATGGCCAGCGCCACGCTCTTCGTGCAATGGTTGCGTCCTGCCGTCTGA
- a CDS encoding orotate phosphoribosyltransferase: protein MIGIDRQAISDITAKILLEVGAVHFNAEKPYIFTSGWASPVYTDCRKLISYPRVRRTLMDFAEAVIIQDVGCEQFDTVAGGETAGIPFAAWIADKLMLPMQYVRKKPKGFGRNAQIEGDLPEGSRVLLVEDLTTDGRSKINFCKALREAGASVNHVFVIFHYDIFPESRQVLKDIDVQLHSLATWWDVLRVAKQQNHFDTKTLDEVEKFLHAPAEWSGAHGGATSFPKD, encoded by the coding sequence ATGATTGGCATCGACCGCCAGGCGATTTCCGACATCACCGCCAAGATCCTGCTCGAAGTGGGCGCGGTGCATTTCAACGCCGAGAAGCCGTACATCTTCACCTCGGGCTGGGCCAGCCCGGTCTACACCGACTGCCGCAAGCTGATCTCGTACCCGCGTGTGCGCCGTACGCTGATGGACTTCGCCGAGGCCGTCATCATTCAGGACGTCGGCTGCGAGCAGTTCGACACGGTGGCCGGTGGCGAGACCGCAGGCATTCCGTTCGCCGCCTGGATCGCCGACAAGCTGATGCTGCCGATGCAGTACGTCCGCAAAAAACCGAAGGGTTTCGGTCGCAATGCACAGATCGAAGGCGATCTGCCGGAAGGCTCGCGCGTGCTGCTCGTGGAAGATCTGACGACCGACGGTCGCAGCAAGATCAACTTCTGCAAGGCGCTGCGTGAAGCCGGTGCGAGCGTGAATCACGTGTTCGTGATCTTCCACTACGACATCTTCCCGGAGAGCCGTCAGGTGCTCAAGGACATCGACGTCCAGTTGCACTCGCTCGCCACGTGGTGGGACGTGCTGCGCGTTGCCAAGCAGCAGAACCACTTCGACACGAAGACGCTCGACGAAGTTGAGAAATTCCTGCACGCACCGGCCGAGTGGTCGGGCGCGCACGGCGGCGCCACGTCGTTCCCGAAGGACTAA